A window from Plasmodium cynomolgi strain B DNA, chromosome 7, whole genome shotgun sequence encodes these proteins:
- a CDS encoding VIR-like CYIR protein (putative): MRNVLKLTNKFNKDIYKTYKCGFEWLLHENEFENIIKLYNFNEHINNKGNISNISEDQYADFCEYKPKKVTKSIVYHRIKGLMMEDLNIQDLLLLVVNLRVHFIRINLDICFQITVKLTQK; the protein is encoded by the exons ATGAGAAATGTCTTAAAGTTAAcgaataaatttaataaagaTATTTATAAGACGTATAAATGTGGTTTTGAGTGGTTATTGCACGAAAACGAATTTGAGAATATAATcaaattatacaattttaatgaaCATATTAATAACAAAGGTAACATTAGCAACATATCTGAAGACCAATATGCTGATTTTTGCGAATAC AAACCGAAAAAAGTCACAAAATCAATTGTATACCACAGAATCAAAGGGCTTATGATGGAAGATCTAAATATTCAGGACCTACTGTTGTTGGTCGTAAATCTCAGAGTACATTTCATCAGAATAAACTTGGACATTTGCTTTCAGATAACAGTAAAATTAACACAAAAGTAA